One Amorphoplanes digitatis genomic window carries:
- the nuoN gene encoding NADH-quinone oxidoreductase subunit NuoN, with the protein MGDVQLPEINYAALSPMLILFGAACLGILLEAILPRHRRNMIQLILALVAVVAALIAVIIGRDTRTLTIGGAVAIDGPTLFLQGSILLLGLVSLLLIGERSVEAGGAFVSQAAITVGSEKDLKQASSEPGATEVYPLAVFTLGGMLLFVAANDLLTMFVALEVFSLPLYLLCALARRRRLLSQEAALKYFLLGSYASAFFLFGVALLYGFAGAIDLAAIHTAVADPTRSEVLLFGGLALVSIGLLFKCAAVPFHVWTPDVYQGSPTSVTALMAACTKVAAFGALLRVLYVAFEGVRWNFQPVLGVIAILTMLVGAILAVTQTDMKRLLAYSSIANAGYLMVGVLALNKDGLSSTMFYLVAYGFSVLAAFGIVSLVRDADGEATHLSRWAGLGRKSPLFAAAFSFIMLAFAGIPLTSGFTSKFAVFGAAVDGGQTWLVIVGVITSMVLAFPYLRVIVMVWLSEPGETTPSVSIPGFLTSAALVIGVIVTLILGVVPAPLLDLTNDAAQFVR; encoded by the coding sequence ATGGGAGACGTCCAACTACCCGAGATCAATTACGCCGCCCTGTCGCCGATGTTGATCCTCTTCGGCGCGGCCTGCCTCGGCATCCTGCTCGAAGCGATCCTGCCGCGCCACCGCCGCAACATGATCCAGCTGATCCTGGCCCTGGTCGCCGTCGTCGCCGCGCTGATCGCGGTGATCATCGGCCGCGACACCCGGACGCTGACCATCGGCGGCGCGGTCGCCATCGACGGCCCCACGCTGTTCCTGCAAGGCTCGATCCTGCTGCTCGGCCTCGTGTCGCTGCTGCTGATCGGCGAACGCTCCGTCGAGGCCGGCGGCGCGTTCGTCTCCCAGGCGGCGATCACCGTCGGCTCGGAGAAGGACCTGAAGCAGGCGAGCAGCGAGCCGGGCGCCACGGAGGTCTACCCGCTGGCCGTCTTCACCCTCGGCGGCATGCTGCTGTTCGTGGCCGCGAACGACCTGCTGACCATGTTCGTGGCCCTCGAGGTCTTCTCCCTCCCGCTGTACCTGCTCTGCGCGCTGGCCCGCCGCCGGCGCCTGCTCAGCCAGGAGGCGGCGCTCAAGTACTTCCTGCTCGGCTCGTACGCCTCGGCGTTCTTCCTGTTCGGCGTGGCCCTGCTCTACGGCTTCGCCGGCGCGATCGACCTTGCCGCCATCCACACCGCGGTGGCCGACCCGACCCGCAGCGAGGTGCTCCTCTTCGGCGGCCTGGCCCTGGTGTCGATCGGCCTGCTCTTCAAGTGCGCGGCGGTCCCGTTCCACGTCTGGACCCCGGACGTCTACCAGGGCTCCCCGACGTCGGTCACGGCCCTGATGGCGGCCTGCACCAAGGTCGCGGCCTTCGGCGCCCTGCTGCGCGTCCTCTACGTGGCCTTCGAGGGCGTCCGCTGGAACTTCCAGCCGGTCCTCGGCGTGATCGCGATCCTGACGATGCTGGTCGGCGCGATCCTGGCGGTCACGCAGACGGACATGAAGCGGCTGCTGGCGTACTCCTCGATCGCCAACGCGGGCTACCTGATGGTGGGCGTCCTGGCGCTCAACAAGGATGGCCTGTCCAGCACGATGTTCTACCTGGTCGCCTACGGCTTCTCGGTACTGGCGGCCTTCGGCATCGTCTCCCTGGTCCGCGACGCGGACGGCGAGGCGACCCACCTGTCCCGCTGGGCGGGCCTGGGCCGCAAGAGCCCACTGTTCGCCGCCGCCTTCTCCTTCATCATGCTCGCCTTCGCCGGCATCCCCCTGACCAGCGGCTTCACCAGCAAGTTCGCGGTCTTCGGCGCCGCAGTCGACGGCGGCCAGACCTGGCTCGTCATCGTCGGCGTCATCACCAGCATGGTGCTGGCCTTCCCGTACCTGCGCGTAATCGTGATGGTCTGGCTCTCAGAGCCGGGCGAAACAACCCCGTCGGTCTCGATCCCAGGCTTCCTAACCTCGGCCGCCCTGGTAATCGGCGTAATCGTGACCCTGATCCTGGGCGTTGTCCCGGCCCCCCTGCTGGACCTCACCAACGACGCCGCCCAGTTCGTCCGATAA
- a CDS encoding NADH-quinone oxidoreductase subunit M: MTDFPFLPFLTVIPLVGAAVVACIPRAKAQLAKTIALGWSLVVLVLSIVMWIVFEVGGDRFQFTWSKPWIPTWDVRFTFAADGIALVMLMLIAILVPAVILASWHDVDEATRSVPAYFALLLTLECTMIGVFAAADVFLFYVFFEVMLVPMYFIIGSYGGARRQYAAVKFFLYSLVGGLFMLAAVIGLWVVGGHTFDWQKLSDVSAAFDTNTARWLFLGFFIAFAVKAPFFPFHTWLPDAGVAAPAPAAALLVGVLDKVGTFGILRYCLPLFPEASRWFAPAALVLGVIGIIYAALLAVGQNDLKRLVSYTSIAHFGFIGIGIFAFTTQAGTGSVLYMVNHGLATGLLFLVVGMFVARRGSALTSDFGGAGKLVPVLAGILFFAGLASLALPGTAPFVSEFLVLIGTFTVHKTYAVIATTGIILAAAYVLWMVQRTTQGTLNPTLTEYPAMHKDITLREKVVVAPLVVLLLVLGFYPKPVTDVINPAVEATMQDVGTTDPAPTAVANGKVAP; encoded by the coding sequence GTGACCGACTTTCCGTTCTTGCCCTTCCTGACGGTGATCCCCCTGGTGGGGGCGGCCGTGGTGGCCTGTATCCCGAGGGCCAAGGCACAGCTGGCCAAGACGATCGCCTTGGGCTGGTCGCTGGTCGTGCTCGTGCTGAGCATCGTCATGTGGATCGTCTTCGAGGTCGGCGGCGACCGCTTCCAGTTCACCTGGTCGAAGCCGTGGATCCCGACCTGGGACGTCCGGTTCACGTTCGCCGCGGACGGCATCGCCCTGGTGATGCTGATGCTGATCGCGATCCTGGTACCGGCCGTGATCCTGGCGTCGTGGCACGACGTCGACGAGGCCACGCGGAGCGTGCCGGCGTACTTCGCCCTGCTGCTCACCCTCGAATGCACGATGATCGGCGTCTTCGCGGCCGCCGACGTGTTCCTGTTCTACGTGTTCTTCGAGGTCATGCTCGTGCCGATGTACTTCATCATCGGCTCGTACGGCGGCGCCCGGCGGCAGTACGCGGCGGTCAAGTTCTTCCTCTACTCGCTGGTCGGCGGCCTCTTCATGCTGGCCGCGGTGATCGGCCTCTGGGTCGTCGGCGGGCACACGTTCGACTGGCAGAAGCTCAGCGACGTCTCGGCGGCGTTCGACACCAACACCGCGCGCTGGCTGTTCCTCGGCTTCTTCATCGCTTTCGCGGTCAAGGCGCCGTTCTTCCCGTTCCACACCTGGCTGCCCGACGCCGGTGTCGCCGCCCCGGCGCCCGCCGCGGCGCTGCTGGTCGGCGTGCTCGACAAGGTCGGCACCTTCGGCATCCTGCGGTACTGCCTGCCGCTGTTCCCGGAGGCGTCGCGCTGGTTCGCGCCGGCGGCCCTGGTCCTCGGTGTCATCGGCATCATCTACGCGGCGCTGCTGGCGGTCGGCCAGAACGACCTGAAGCGGCTGGTGTCGTACACCTCGATCGCGCACTTCGGGTTCATCGGCATCGGCATCTTCGCCTTCACCACCCAGGCGGGCACCGGCTCGGTGCTGTACATGGTCAACCACGGCCTCGCGACCGGCCTGCTCTTCCTGGTCGTCGGCATGTTCGTCGCCCGCCGAGGCTCGGCGCTGACCAGCGACTTCGGCGGGGCCGGCAAGCTGGTCCCGGTGCTGGCGGGAATCCTGTTCTTCGCCGGTCTCGCGTCGCTGGCGCTGCCCGGCACCGCGCCGTTCGTCAGCGAGTTCCTGGTGCTGATCGGCACGTTCACCGTGCACAAGACCTACGCCGTCATCGCCACCACGGGCATCATCCTGGCCGCGGCGTACGTGCTCTGGATGGTGCAGCGCACCACGCAGGGCACGCTGAACCCGACATTGACCGAGTACCCGGCCATGCACAAGGACATCACGCTGCGCGAGAAGGTCGTGGTCGCGCCGCTGGTGGTCCTCCTGCTGGTCCTGGGCTTCTACCCGAAGCCCGTCACCGATGTGATCAATCCGGCGGTAGAGGCAACCATGCAGGACGTCGGCACGACCGATCCCGCACCAACGGCGGTCGCGAACGGAAAGGTGGCGCCGTAG
- the nuoL gene encoding NADH-quinone oxidoreductase subunit L, with amino-acid sequence MEQTVEYAHATGLLSGIWLLVAIPLASAAVLLLLGRKADKWGHWLGVVAVAVPFVLGLSMFFSLRGLDPDARAAEQSLWDFIVVGGLHVEFGLLFDPLAAVFVLLITGVGSLIHLYAVGYMEHDPERRKFFAYFNLFVAAMLLLVLGNNYVMLYFGWEGVGLASYLLISFWYVRPSAATAGKKAFLMNRVGDAGLAIGIFLLFATLGTTQYDEVFNGVGALSGTTVLVLGILLLLGAAGKSGQFPLQAWLPDAMEGPTPVSALIHAATMVTAGVYLIARSNPIFSANTTLQTIVVSVGALTLLLGCIIGAAKDDIKRVLAWSTVSQIGYMFLGVGLGGGAYSLAIVHLLAHGFFKANMFLGAGSVMHGMHDQVDIRRFGALSKYMRWTWLTFMMGWLAIIGIPPLSGFFTKEPIIVAAFERGDWTSWLYGGAALLGAGLTAFYMTRLFILTFHGPKRWTEDIKEPHESPYIMTVPLMLLALGSIGAGFLMKTSVPRWLEPVLGPEVAEHEPVLSHGVITALSLVLTVLGAGVAYALFRKGTAEQEQPAGVLVTAARRNLYTDAFNEAVFERPGIYLTRALVFLDNRGIDGAVNGLAATVGGSSGRLRRLQTGFVRSYALSMLTGVVLVVGAFLAIQLGWLA; translated from the coding sequence GTGGAACAGACAGTGGAGTATGCCCACGCGACCGGGCTGCTGAGCGGGATCTGGCTGCTGGTGGCCATTCCGCTCGCCAGCGCGGCGGTCCTGCTCCTGCTGGGCAGGAAGGCCGACAAGTGGGGGCACTGGCTCGGCGTAGTGGCGGTCGCCGTGCCGTTCGTCCTCGGCCTGTCGATGTTCTTCAGCCTGCGCGGCCTCGACCCAGACGCCCGGGCCGCGGAGCAGAGCCTGTGGGACTTCATCGTGGTCGGCGGGCTGCACGTGGAGTTCGGGTTGCTCTTCGACCCGCTGGCCGCGGTCTTCGTCCTGCTGATCACCGGTGTCGGCTCGCTGATCCACCTGTACGCGGTCGGCTACATGGAGCACGACCCGGAGCGGCGGAAGTTCTTCGCCTACTTCAACCTCTTCGTCGCCGCGATGCTGCTGCTGGTCCTCGGCAACAACTACGTGATGCTCTACTTCGGCTGGGAGGGCGTCGGCCTGGCGTCGTACCTGCTGATCTCGTTCTGGTACGTCCGGCCGTCGGCGGCCACCGCCGGTAAGAAGGCGTTCCTGATGAACCGGGTCGGCGACGCCGGCCTGGCCATCGGCATCTTCCTGCTCTTCGCCACGCTGGGCACCACCCAGTACGACGAGGTGTTCAACGGCGTCGGCGCGCTCTCCGGCACCACGGTGCTGGTACTCGGCATCCTGCTGCTGCTCGGCGCGGCCGGCAAGTCCGGCCAGTTCCCGCTCCAGGCCTGGCTCCCCGACGCGATGGAGGGCCCGACCCCGGTCTCGGCCCTGATCCACGCCGCGACGATGGTCACCGCCGGCGTCTACCTCATCGCCCGGTCCAACCCGATCTTCTCGGCGAACACCACGCTCCAGACGATCGTGGTCAGCGTCGGCGCGCTCACGCTGCTGCTGGGCTGCATCATCGGCGCCGCCAAGGACGACATCAAGCGGGTCCTGGCCTGGTCGACGGTCAGCCAGATCGGCTACATGTTCCTCGGTGTCGGTCTCGGCGGCGGCGCGTACTCGCTGGCCATCGTCCACCTGCTGGCGCACGGCTTCTTCAAGGCCAACATGTTCCTCGGCGCCGGCTCGGTCATGCACGGCATGCACGATCAGGTCGACATCCGGCGCTTCGGCGCGCTGTCGAAGTACATGCGGTGGACCTGGCTGACCTTCATGATGGGCTGGCTCGCCATCATCGGCATCCCGCCGCTGTCCGGCTTCTTCACCAAGGAGCCGATCATCGTGGCGGCCTTCGAGCGCGGCGACTGGACCTCGTGGCTGTACGGCGGGGCCGCCCTGCTCGGCGCCGGGCTGACCGCCTTCTACATGACGCGGCTGTTCATCCTCACCTTCCACGGCCCGAAGCGGTGGACCGAGGACATCAAGGAGCCGCACGAGTCGCCGTACATCATGACCGTCCCGCTGATGCTGCTGGCCCTCGGCTCGATCGGCGCCGGTTTCCTGATGAAGACAAGCGTCCCGCGCTGGCTGGAGCCGGTCCTCGGCCCGGAGGTCGCGGAGCACGAGCCGGTGCTGTCGCACGGCGTGATCACCGCCCTCTCGCTGGTCCTCACCGTCCTCGGCGCGGGCGTCGCGTACGCGCTGTTCCGCAAGGGCACCGCCGAGCAGGAGCAGCCCGCCGGCGTGCTGGTCACGGCCGCTCGCCGCAACCTCTACACCGACGCCTTCAACGAGGCGGTGTTCGAGCGGCCCGGCATCTACCTGACCCGCGCGCTGGTCTTCCTGGACAACAGGGGCATCGACGGCGCGGTGAACGGCCTCGCGGCCACGGTCGGCGGCAGCTCGGGTCGCCTGCGCAGGCTACAGACCGGTTTCGTCCGCTCGTATGCGTTGTCCATGCTCACCGGCGTAGTTCTGGTCGTCGGTGCCTTCCTCGCAATCCAGTTGGGATGGTTGGCGTGA
- the nuoK gene encoding NADH-quinone oxidoreductase subunit NuoK: protein MTPDYYLVLATILFTIGAAGVLVRRNAIVLFMCIELMLNAANLALVTFSRINGTLDGQIISFFVMVVAAAEVVVGLAIIMSIFRTRRSASVDDANLLKY from the coding sequence GTGACACCTGACTACTACCTTGTGCTGGCGACGATCCTGTTCACCATCGGCGCCGCGGGCGTACTCGTGCGCCGCAACGCGATCGTGCTGTTCATGTGCATCGAGCTGATGCTGAACGCCGCGAACCTCGCGCTGGTGACCTTCAGCCGGATCAACGGCACGCTCGACGGCCAGATCATCTCGTTCTTCGTGATGGTGGTCGCGGCGGCCGAGGTCGTGGTCGGCCTGGCCATCATCATGTCGATCTTCCGGACGCGGCGCTCGGCCAGCGTCGACGACGCCAACCTCCTCAAGTACTAA
- a CDS encoding NADH-quinone oxidoreductase subunit J, protein MIALAAEAAGQVSTGEAWAFWILAPLAVIGALGMVLARNAVHSALWLIVTMLNLGFIYVINQAPFLGAVQIIVYTGAIMMLFLFVLMLVGRDVSDSLIETLRGQRIAAILLGVAFGMLVATGLARSLGGTEVVGLAEANGAYGGNVQGIARLLFTKYVFGFEVTSALLITAAVGAMVLAHVERAKEEIADQVTRMKARFRPGTYPGPKPGPGVYANTMSVAVPARLPDGNGTERSISPILPVRELTAGEAAPKRTEK, encoded by the coding sequence CCGTCATCGGCGCGCTGGGCATGGTCCTGGCGCGCAACGCCGTGCACTCCGCCCTGTGGCTGATCGTCACCATGCTCAACCTGGGCTTCATCTACGTGATCAACCAGGCGCCGTTCCTCGGCGCGGTGCAGATCATCGTCTACACCGGCGCGATCATGATGCTCTTCCTGTTCGTGCTGATGCTCGTCGGCCGCGACGTGTCCGACTCGCTGATCGAAACCCTGCGCGGGCAGCGGATCGCCGCCATCCTGCTGGGTGTCGCCTTCGGCATGCTCGTCGCGACGGGCCTGGCCCGCTCGCTGGGCGGCACCGAGGTCGTCGGCCTGGCCGAGGCGAACGGTGCCTACGGCGGCAACGTGCAGGGCATCGCCCGGCTGCTGTTCACCAAGTACGTGTTCGGCTTCGAGGTCACCTCCGCGCTGCTGATCACGGCGGCCGTCGGTGCCATGGTGCTCGCGCACGTCGAGCGCGCCAAGGAAGAGATCGCCGACCAGGTCACGCGCATGAAGGCGCGCTTCCGGCCGGGCACCTATCCGGGACCGAAACCCGGCCCCGGCGTCTACGCGAACACGATGTCGGTCGCCGTGCCGGCCCGGCTGCCGGACGGTAACGGCACCGAGCGCAGCATCTCGCCGATCCTGCCCGTGCGCGAGCTGACCGCCGGCGAGGCCGCACCGAAGAGGACAGAGAAGTGA